The proteins below come from a single Asanoa ferruginea genomic window:
- a CDS encoding HAAS signaling domain-containing protein — translation MTVATEQEAYLDAVRRALGDLDPTTRDELLEDLPEHLAEVAAEGEGPLVERLGPPEAYAAELRAAAGIAEPTSPARGLDDRVATAVRRVRGTLGAADRKAGPLFGYGRASEFLRMLLPAWWVLRGYLVAMLITVATTGGGFGLLPRLGGSTLAAALLLIVCVLASIWLGRREGNLRPVPKAVVVIAGVLLFFFGLVGFDKADGWDGRWDLNLPQSVSNDPYGYVQDVYVYDQNGNPLTDVSLFDQDGNPIRLGDPYRCGTSYAYQVNAGPDYPAYPYCPNQPPYQIAPRNGVASTPDPGEPVAVTPTPTEVDPSLAPTGTPEPALTTPVPTPTN, via the coding sequence ATGACGGTCGCGACTGAGCAGGAGGCCTATCTCGACGCGGTCCGGCGGGCGCTGGGCGACCTCGACCCGACGACCCGCGACGAGTTGCTCGAGGACCTGCCCGAGCACCTCGCCGAGGTGGCCGCCGAGGGCGAGGGTCCGCTGGTCGAGCGGCTCGGCCCGCCCGAGGCCTACGCGGCCGAGCTGCGGGCCGCCGCCGGCATCGCCGAACCGACCTCGCCGGCCCGCGGGCTCGACGACCGGGTCGCCACGGCGGTGCGCCGGGTGCGCGGCACGCTCGGCGCCGCCGACCGCAAGGCCGGACCGCTCTTCGGGTACGGGCGGGCCAGCGAATTCCTGCGGATGCTGCTGCCGGCCTGGTGGGTGCTCCGCGGCTACCTGGTCGCGATGCTGATCACGGTGGCCACCACGGGCGGCGGCTTCGGCCTGCTGCCCCGGCTCGGCGGCAGCACGCTCGCCGCGGCGCTGCTGCTCATCGTCTGCGTGCTGGCGTCGATCTGGCTCGGCCGGCGCGAGGGCAACCTGCGGCCGGTGCCCAAGGCCGTGGTCGTCATCGCCGGCGTGCTGCTGTTCTTCTTCGGCCTGGTCGGCTTCGACAAGGCCGACGGCTGGGACGGCCGCTGGGACCTCAACCTGCCGCAGAGCGTCTCGAACGACCCTTACGGCTATGTGCAGGACGTCTACGTCTACGACCAGAACGGCAACCCGCTGACCGACGTCAGCCTCTTCGACCAGGACGGCAACCCGATCCGGTTGGGCGACCCCTACCGGTGCGGCACGTCCTACGCCTACCAGGTGAACGCCGGGCCGGACTATCCCGCCTATCCCTACTGCCCGAACCAGCCGCCCTACCAGATCGCACCGCGCAACGGAGTGGCGTCGACGCCCGACCCCGGCGAGCCGGTCGCGGTCACGCCGACACCGACCGAGGTCGACCCGTCGCTCGCGCCGACCGGCACACCGGAGCCCGCTCTGACCACACCGGTGCCCACTCCGACGAACTGA
- a CDS encoding uracil-DNA glycosylase, whose amino-acid sequence MVHTPAEVVARAAGSADLAALDAAEVDCFACPRLVAWREEVAVTRRASFRDQVYWGRPVPGFGVTDPRIAILGLAPAAHGGNRTGRIFTGDRSGDVLFAALHRAGLANQPTSVSADDGLALHDLRVFASVRCAPPDNKPTPVERDTCAPWLWRELELIKPTVRVVIALGAFAWAAWWPAMSRVYGGRPPSPRPAFGHGAHWTSPDGGYPHLLGCYHVSQQNTFTGRLTPAMLDEVFARAKELAEGA is encoded by the coding sequence GTGGTGCACACTCCCGCCGAGGTCGTCGCGCGCGCTGCCGGATCCGCGGATCTGGCGGCGCTCGACGCCGCCGAGGTCGACTGTTTCGCCTGCCCACGGCTGGTCGCCTGGCGGGAAGAGGTCGCCGTGACCCGGCGGGCGTCGTTCCGCGACCAGGTCTACTGGGGACGGCCGGTGCCCGGCTTCGGCGTCACCGACCCGCGGATCGCGATCCTCGGGCTCGCGCCGGCGGCGCACGGCGGCAACCGCACCGGGCGGATCTTCACCGGCGACCGCTCCGGCGACGTGCTGTTCGCCGCCCTGCACCGCGCGGGCCTGGCCAATCAGCCGACCAGCGTGTCCGCCGACGACGGCCTCGCCCTGCACGACCTGCGGGTGTTCGCGTCGGTTCGGTGCGCGCCGCCCGACAACAAGCCCACCCCGGTCGAGCGCGACACGTGCGCGCCCTGGCTCTGGCGCGAGCTCGAACTGATAAAACCGACAGTGCGCGTTGTGATCGCGTTGGGCGCGTTCGCGTGGGCAGCATGGTGGCCGGCCATGAGCAGGGTCTACGGCGGCAGACCGCCCAGTCCGCGCCCGGCGTTCGGTCATGGGGCACACTGGACGAGCCCGGACGGTGGATATCCCCACCTGCTCGGGTGTTATCACGTCAGCCAGCAGAACACCTTCACCGGTCGGCTGACGCCCGCGATGCTCGACGAGGTCTTCGCT
- a CDS encoding dienelactone hydrolase family protein: protein MGTKVTYPSAGGTTDGYLAVPDGADRGAPGVIVLHEWWGLVPHVTGIADRFADAGFVALAPDLFRGRATTEREIARQLVADLPLEQAAADIAGAAEFLAGRPEVAGEIGAVGFSTGGSLALWAPTLSERVTAGVGFYPSLPWESLNPDWSGYAGKHAVIHCSEEDGTSTAAAVRAAAGAIEAAGGTVKLYDYPGSRHSFFNDDSPGSYDRVDAVTAWARTIETVRRLAPTVV, encoded by the coding sequence ATGGGTACCAAGGTCACCTACCCGAGTGCCGGGGGCACCACCGACGGCTATCTCGCCGTGCCGGATGGTGCCGACCGGGGCGCGCCCGGTGTGATCGTGCTCCATGAGTGGTGGGGCCTGGTGCCACACGTCACCGGGATCGCCGACCGGTTCGCTGACGCCGGCTTCGTCGCGCTCGCGCCCGACCTCTTCCGCGGCCGCGCGACGACCGAGCGGGAGATCGCCCGCCAGCTTGTCGCCGACCTGCCGCTGGAGCAGGCCGCCGCCGACATCGCCGGCGCCGCCGAGTTCCTCGCCGGGCGACCCGAGGTGGCCGGCGAGATCGGCGCGGTCGGGTTCAGCACCGGTGGCAGCCTGGCGCTCTGGGCGCCGACGCTCTCCGAACGGGTGACCGCCGGTGTCGGCTTCTACCCGTCGCTGCCCTGGGAGTCGCTCAACCCCGACTGGTCCGGCTATGCCGGCAAGCACGCGGTCATCCACTGCAGCGAGGAAGACGGCACCTCCACCGCCGCCGCGGTGCGCGCGGCGGCCGGCGCGATCGAAGCGGCCGGCGGCACCGTCAAGCTCTACGACTACCCGGGCAGCCGGCACTCGTTCTTCAACGACGACAGTCCGGGCAGCTACGACCGGGTCGACGCGGTGACCGCGTGGGCCCGCACGATCGAGACCGTGCGGAGGCTCGCGCCCACGGTGGTGTAG